One segment of Setaria viridis chromosome 4, Setaria_viridis_v4.0, whole genome shotgun sequence DNA contains the following:
- the LOC117853078 gene encoding uncharacterized protein: MESSLLLSSPRPLRSFHPLLSPTARRRHASFRGKPPAPPPPLPPITRGSRRLGVAVPRAAREAFDDGVRSQDRPPGVGRGGARRRAYRETQGESAVPPAAAVAPYVVPAGAVLVLSFVIWKVVQNMLPGKKNDQDSGESAPSGIMWSFAAGSNLATSTRNAEKESRKNLNKFYKELRTLKTVNLAGRQFGDEGLFFLAESLAYNKSAEEVDFAGNGITAVGIEAFDGILQINTALKTLNLSGNDIGDEGAKCLSDILIENVGIQKLLLNSINIGDEGAKAISNMLKKNKSIRILQLSNNAIEYSGFVSIAEALLENNSIRSLYLNGNYGGPLGASSLARGVLGNKSLREIHLHGNGIGNEGIHELMSALSAHKGKITVVDIGNNNISPEGLRPVAEFIKRTKSLLWFSLYMNDIGDEGAEKIAEALKDNKTISTIDLGGNNIHSKGVSAIAETLKDNTVLTTLDLSYNPIGSDGVKALCDVLKFHGKIQTLKLGWCQIGVQGAEFISDCLKYNTTLSTLDLRANGLGDDGAICLARSFKIINESLTSLDLGFNEIRDDGAFALAQALKANEDLAVTSLNLGNNFFTKFGQIALSEARDHVYEMSEKEIDIYF; encoded by the exons ATGgagtcctccctcctcctctcgtccCCGCGCCCCCTCAGGTCCTTCCACCCGCTCCTCTCCCCTaccgctcgccgtcgccacgCGTCGTTCCGCGGGAAgcctcccgcgccaccgccgcccctgccgccgatTACACGCGGGAGCCGCCGGCTGGGCGTGGCggtgccgcgcgccgcgcgcgaggCGTTCGACGACGGGGTCCGCAGCCAGGACAGGCCCCCCGGGGTCGGCCGCGGGGGCGCGCGCCGGAGGGCCTACCGCGAGACGCAGGGGGAGTCCGCCGTGCcccccgcggcggccgtcgcGCCCTACGTCGTCCCCGCCGGGGCGGTGCTCGTGCTGAGCTTTG TCATATGGAAGGTGGTTCAGAATATGCTTCCGGGGAAGAAAAACGACCAGGATTCTGGAGAATCTGCGCCTTCTGGGATCATGTGGTCCTTTGCTGCTGGTTCCAATTTGGCAACATCTACCCGCAATGCTGAAAAGGAGTCACGGAAAAATCTCAACAAGTTCTACAAAGAACTCCGGACTTTGAAAACTGTTAACTTGGCAG GCCGCCAGTTTGGGGATGAGGGTCTGTTTTTTCTAGCAGAAAGCTTAGCCTATAACAAG AGTGCAGAGGAGGTGGACTTTGCTGGCAATGGGATAACAGCTGTGGGGATAGAAGCCTTTGACGGAATTCTTCAGATAAATACTGCTTTGAAAACTCTCAATTTATCTGGAAATGACATTGGAGACGAAGGAGCTAAG TGTCTTTCAGATATATTGATTGAAAATGTGGGTATTCAGAAGCTCCTACTGAACAGTATTAATATTGGAGATGAG GGTGCCAAGGCAATATCAAATATGCTGAAAAAGAACAAATCAATACGTATCCTACAGCTCAGCAACAATGCAATTGAATACAGT GGTTTTGTGAGTATTGCGGAAGCCCTTCTAGAGAATAATTCTATACGGAGCCTGTATCTCAA TGGCAACTATGGCGGTCCTCTTGGTGCATCCAGCCTAGCTCGAGGAGTTTTAGGGAACAAGTCTTTGAGG gaaattcACTTGCATGGAAATGGGATTGGGAATGAGGGAATACATGAGTTGATGTCAGCATTATCTGCTCACAAAG GGAAGATCACAGTTGTGGATATTGGTAACAACAACATTAGCCCGGAAGGTTTACGTCCTGTTGCTGAGTTCATCAAAAGGACGAAGTCGTTACTGTGGTTCAGTCTCTACATGAACGACATTGGCGACGAG GGAGCTGAAAAGATTGCAGAGGCTCTGAAAGATAACAAAACAATTTCTACCATAGATTTG GGCGGCAATAACATTCACTCCAAAGGGGTTAGTGCAATTGCGGAAACTTTGAAGGATAACACAGTGCTGACAACA TTGGATTTGAGCTACAATCCAATTGGATCAGATGGTGTAAAGGCTTTGTGTGATGTCCTCAAGTTCCATGGGAAGATCCAAACCCTTAAGCTTGGCTGGTGCCAG ATAGGTGTGCAAGGTGCAGAGTTTATTTCTGATTGTCTGAAGTACAACACAACATTGTCAACATTGGATTTGCGGGCGAATGGGCTTGGAGATGAT GGTGCTATATGCTTGGCACGAAGTTTCAAGATAATCAATGAATCTTTGACGTCACTTGACCTGGGTTTTAATGAGATTAGA GATGACGGAGCATTTGCATTGGCGCAAGCACTCAAGGCTAATGAAGATCTGGCAGTCACATCATTAAATCTTGGAAACAACTTCTTCACAAAATTTGGACAG ATCGCTCTCTCTGAGGCTCGTGATCATGTATATGAGATGAGCGAAAAGGAGATAGACATTTATTTTTAG
- the LOC117853079 gene encoding xyloglucan endotransglucosylase/hydrolase protein 3 translates to MGAKNCSPWRLFLLVVVVLLVAATGSAAAEAAFDKNYEVQWGADGYHLVIRGTEANITMDQSSGAGFRSKSMYGSGFFHMRMKLPSGYTAGVVTTFYLISQPEDGSRDEVDFEFLGDKAGVPITLQTNVFVNGRGDREQRMHLWFDPAADFHDYKILWNPYQLVMFVDDTPIRVLRNLTATVPGYPFPAKQTMLIRASMWDGSGWATDGGRTKVDWSKGPFTAGYRGFDVSGCANGSATPCSSPDLWWNGGEYRNITAEQRAAYERVKEYMYYDYCADNGRFNNSVPIECNYSLHLRS, encoded by the exons ATGGGTGCCAAGAACTGTAGTCCTTGgcgtctcttcctcctcgtcgtcgttgTCCTGCTGGTGGCAGCCACTGGCTCGGCAGCAGCGGAGGCGGCGTTCGACAAGAACTATGAGGTGCAGTGGGGTGCAGATGGCTATCACCTCGTCATCAGGGGCACGGAGGCTAACATCACCATGGATCAGAGCTCTG GTGCAGGGTTCCGGTCCAAGTCCATGTACGGCTCAGGGTTCTTCCACATGAGGATGAAGCTGCCCTCCGGCTACACGGCCGGCGTCGTCACAACCTTCTAT CTTATTTCGCAGCCGGAAGATGGCAGCCGCGACGAGGTGGACTTCGAGTTCCTTGGCGACAAGGCCGGCGTGCCAATCACCCTCCAGACCAACGTCTTCGTCAACGGCCGCGGCGACAGGGAGCAGCGGATGCACCTCTGGTtcgaccccgccgccgacttccatgactacaagatcctctggaatCCCTACCAGCTCGT GATGTTCGTGGACGACACGCCGATCCGGGTCCTGAGGAACCTGACGGCCACCGTGCCGGGGTACCCGTTCCCGGCGAAGCAGACGATGCTGATCCGCGCGAGCATGTGGGACGGCTCCGGCTGGGCGACGGACGGCGGGCGGACCAAGGTGGACTGGTCCAAGGGGCCCTTCACGGCCGGGTACCGGGGCTTCGACGTCAGCGGATGCGCCAACGGCAGCGCGACGCCGTGCAGCTCGCCGGACCTGTGGTGGAACGGCGGCGAGTACCGGAACATCACTGCGGAGCAGCGGGCGGCGTACGAGCGCGTGAAGGAGTACATGTACTACGACTACTGCGCCGATAATGGCCGGTTCAACAACAGTGTGCCGATCGAGTGCAACTACAGTCTACACTTAAGAAGCTAG